A segment of the Geoglobus ahangari genome:
AACAACGCCTACGTGATCGTCTACTGGGGCGTTGATCCCTACCACAGCCTCTCGAGGCACATGTCCCGCTACACCTACTACCCGAGGGGGGGGAAGAGGCAGCGCGGATACGAGGAGGACAGGTTCCTGGTGGTGATAGACGTCAGGAAGACCCACACAGCGAAGCTCGCCAAGAAGAACGCCAGGTTCTTCGAGGTCAAGGACGACCTTGAGATAATCGAAGCTTTCAGTCAGGCGCTCGAGGGGAAGGCTCCGAAGATCTACGCAAACGACATCCCGAGAGTCCTGAAGGAGATGGAGAAGGCCGACTTCAACGTAATATTCGGGGGGCTCGGGCTGAAGTACGGGCTGAAGGGAAACTACGAGCCGTTCAAGGAGCTTGTGAGGAAGATGAACGAGAAGACGAGCGTGTACTTCATTCCGGCCGGCTGCCACCCGAACATGAGGGGCTTCAACGAGCTAATGTTCGAGAAGACGGGGAGCATAAACAAGTACAGCTTCAGGGAGCAGAAGTCCTCCGAGGACTATGCGTTCTACAGGCTCCTTGAGAGCGAGTCGATAGACACTGCCATAGTGATCGGCACAGACCCCCTGAACTCGCTGCCGTTTGAGTATGCGAAGAAGCTCGCTAAGATCAACACCATCGTCATCGACCCGCGCGTCACCTTCACGGGAGAGGTGGCCAAGGTCGTGATTCCATCGGCGATAGCCGGCGTTGAGGCTGGTGGTACAATGGTTAGAAGCGACGGGGTCAGGGTGGAGCTGAAGCCTGTGTTTGAAAGCGAGGTCAATGACGAGACGATCCTCAGGAAGCTTCTGGAGGTGGTGTGAATGCCGTTGCAGTTTTCCAAGTTTCTGAAGAAGATCACCGTCGAAGTCGTCGTTGCGAGGTCGAGCTTTCAGGTTGAGGCGATGGACAAGGGCAAGTTCACGGACGAGTACGTGGAGAAGTCTGCGGTCATCTACTTCACCGAGGAGTTCGCCAAGAGCAACGGGCTGAAAGAGGGCGATGTTGTGAGGGTGACGAGGGCCGGGAGGAGCGTGAACGTGAAGGTGGCGATCTCAGATGTCGCCCCCAGCAGCGGAGCGTTTATGCCCAACAGCATCTACACCTCCTACCTGACAGACTTCGACAGCTTCAAGCGGTTCGAGGCATCGATCGAGCCCGTCAGTGGAGGTAGTGTTACCAAACCGGAAGAAATTATGCAGATAGTGTTAAACGATTCTTAATTTATTATTAATGCTGCGAAAAATAGGTAATGTTTTATAGTTGTATAGAGCGGAGTTTAATTCAAATGGAGGGTCGAGAAACGCCCGAAACGAATATATACTTTGGAGTTAAAAATAACGGAAATATGGTTTTCGGTTTAAGAGGTGGTATGGTATGGCATTCGAACTGAAAAAAGGTTTGTTCGCAATCGACGAGATGCGGAACGTTAGCATAAAAATAGGGAAGGTAATTGACGAGGCAGAGGAATGGGACGAGCCGATGGGGCCAACGCCAAAGCCCGGAATACTTGAGCTGAGGAAGTGGGACCACAAGCTGCTCGACAGGTTTGAGCCGTTCTACGCCCCGATGTCTGACTACTGCAACCTCTGTACGATGGGGCCGTGCGATCTTTCAATGAACAAGAGGGGCGCGTGTGGTATTGACCTGAAGACCGCGAAGGCCAGACTCGTCACAATTGCGTGCTGTATTGGTGCTTCCGCGCACACGGCTCATGCGAGGCACCTCCTCGATCACCTGATTGAGGAGTACGGTGAGGATACCCCGATTGATCTTGGCCCGGACGTGAATGTTGAGGCGCCCAACATAAGGACGGTAATTGGAATAAGGCCCAGAACCCTCGGAGACCTCAGAGAGGCCCTCGACTGGGCTGAGAAGGAGATCGTAAAGGTTCTCCACTCCGTGCACATCGGAAACGAGGAGAGCTACATCGACTACGAGAGCAAGGCCCTGCACGTCAGCATGGCGGACCACATCGGAATGGAGGTCGCGGACATCGCCCAGATTGTCGCGTTCAACCTGCCCAAGGCTGAGCCGGACACGCCTCTTGTGGACACGGGCTTTGGAATAATAGACAAGAACAAGCCCGTCATCGTTGTTGTTGGCCACAACGTGATGTACTCCAGGCCGATAATGGAGTATCTGGAGGAGCAGGGCAGGATTGACGACTTTGAGATCGCCGGCCTCTGCTGCACCGCGCATGACATGACGAGG
Coding sequences within it:
- a CDS encoding formylmethanofuran dehydrogenase subunit B, which produces MPVTCAGCSCLCDDIEVKVEGDRITHVLHACRRGAGIFLNHQSSRAKPKVDGREVDFDSAIERAQELIKESENLAIYGLDTTTLEAQKLAIELAEKKGAYIDDNSTFCLGDFVEMVLRGELPSTTLEEVKNNAYVIVYWGVDPYHSLSRHMSRYTYYPRGGKRQRGYEEDRFLVVIDVRKTHTAKLAKKNARFFEVKDDLEIIEAFSQALEGKAPKIYANDIPRVLKEMEKADFNVIFGGLGLKYGLKGNYEPFKELVRKMNEKTSVYFIPAGCHPNMRGFNELMFEKTGSINKYSFREQKSSEDYAFYRLLESESIDTAIVIGTDPLNSLPFEYAKKLAKINTIVIDPRVTFTGEVAKVVIPSAIAGVEAGGTMVRSDGVRVELKPVFESEVNDETILRKLLEVV